GGCTCGGTGCCAAGGCGACGATCTAGGAGGTTGGTAGGAGAGAAGGAGGCGGTCCACACCATGGCAGGGAGAGGAGGGGACGGGGGACGCCATGGATGGGAGGGGAGGCAGTGGGGGGACGAAGGACGTGCTTCGGCATCGCGTGGAGGGGAGGTACCAGGGAGAGATGGCGGCGGCGATGCATGGTGGGGAGATGAGATGCGGCAACACCCGATGGGGTGGCTAGCTCTGCGGGAATGTAGGAGATGGCTTGCGGTGAGTGAGTGATAGGAGTGGCTGCTTTATTTTCTTTctccaagaaaaagagaaaggagtagctgCTATGCGATGACATAAATGTCACATAGCTTAACAAGCCATTTTTAGAGAAAATACCATCCAAGAGATTTATAGGTAGCCTAGAATTTATAGCTCATTAAAATTGGGATACGACTCAGATTGTGCTATGCAAATGAAGTTAAAAGACAACAATACTCACATTGTATGGAAATCTCTTAAACTAGATCTAAGTTTGTACTGTAACAGATAATTAGTTGGATTATTGCTCTCTATATACACAACTTTCTATTAGATTTATTATCAAGTTGCATCCCAAGTGAAGTGTATTTTAATTACTTTTTGATTGTTACGGGCTAACCGGCAAATATGTATTCAGGGCACGTAGCAACACACGGGTCTTCTACTAGTTTTACTAATATTCGATCCTACGTGGCCTAGGTGGCATCACCCGGGGCATTGTACATGGCCTAATGATGGGCTAGATAATGTAACGCAGCCCATTTCCCCCAAAAAAAACAGGCCTAGCCCAATTACACATCATCGGCGATGACGTCAGCTTCTTCCTCCCCACCtcgcctcctcctccactcctccacAACCAACGCAACGAGGCGAGCACGACACGAACGGAGGGGGGGAGCTGGGAACGGATGGTGGGGCGAGATCGGCGGCGGCCATTCCCAAAACGCCATCCGTCCAGAGAGAGGAGGGAGGCAGGGCCAGGAATTGCGGGCACAAATACCATCACCAGCCCGGCCGTCCCTCTCTCCCCGCTGGAAGCTCCAATCTAAACCGAGccaaaggaaggaaggaggagggggccggatTGGAAACCCTATTTCCAATTcctccgtcctcctcttcctccctccctccctcccaaccTCAATCCGTCCGTCTCCCTTGTCCAGGACAAGGACAAGCAGTCGGAAAAGAGTGATTCTTTGGCCGGCGGCGGGAGGGCGCCGCGCGCAAGAGGCGGCGATTCCCCCCGCTGATGCGCGGGCGTCCGGACACCGCTGACTGCCTTCTCCTAGCGCGCGCGTCGGGGAGGGTCGGGCGAGGAGGACGACGGGGAGGGGCGGCGGGCGAGAGGGGGCGTCGGGAGGAGCCAGCGCCATAGCTCCCTCTTCTTTGATGGGCATTCCGTTCCAGCTCCAATCCCAGCAGGTAGCACTTCTGCAGTTTTTAATCAAGATTGGTAGTGCAACATTCGCGATCTCTGAATGCATGTCACATATGTGCAGCAGAGCCGATCTGTTTTTCTCTTGGTAGAATTTCATGATGCTGTTGTATGTTATTATTATTCATCCATCTCTGCTTGTGTTAGATCCTGGTACAAGAAATTCATTCTTTTTGCACAACGTTACCGGTTGTGTCTCGGATAaatgggataaatcatgttgccctGGATTGCATTTTGCTGACAGTTTACATAACATCAGAGCATGGAACCTCCGGTCAGAATTGTCGACTCACAATCCGAATCTGAAATATACTTAAAACTGTGTTTACGGATGTATATCTTTGGAATTTGCATGGCTCGTTGCTCCAAAAAGTGCACGGTCCACGTCTGGTTCAGGCACCAAGTCAGCATCAAAGTCCTGCATTTTTATGGTGTATCACACATACATGTACACGTCGTGAGAGCCTCGTGTAGCACCGGCGTGTTCTTCTAGCACCGGAATGTGCAGGCATCCGTGTAGTTGGGATAAATATGTTGATCATGGGTGGGTGGGGGTGAACATCCTCTCTCCAAGTACTATGCTACAAGCCCGTGCATTATAATTTATCCATTGGACTTATCTTTTGTGCTTTGGTTTTACTTTTGAATGTAAAATGTTTATAACTACCCAAAAATAATAAGCTCTGTGTGATGTGATTATTAACTTATCCTCTCTTTTACTTTTACTCTTTTTGAAGGGAATACAGCAAGCGAAGGCCCTACTAGCAGAAAACAAAATAATGATCAAAGTATGTATGAATTATTTACATGTACACCGGGCAGTGTCCTTGCTATCTGTTTGCCTAGCTTTAACTCTTTATAACTGTACACCTTGTAGAAGGAAACTTCTCCATCTGAACCTTTTGGGGGGCAACCTGCGAAAAATGCATCCACTCCGAAGCCAAATATGGCAACTGCTGCCAAGGGTGATTAATTCTCTTAAGAGCCTTCTCACAAATATTTATATATTTGTTCTTGCTTGCTACATATTTCTACATTTTGCTTGTCAGATATTTCTACAATTTGGCTTCTTAAATGTACAAGTAATTTGAACTTTAAATCGGCAACACATTATTGTATACTGAAGTAAACGTAGATCATTTTGGGAATATCTTATGTCAATCTGGTGTGCAAACTGGAATTAATTATATGATTCCACAACAAGGTAGTTGCACATCATAGGTTGCCTCTTTTACACGTATTCTAGGCCACAAACTTCGAGAAGGTAGTATTCCTTGTTGATGTTTTGTTGCATACCATGACACCGCTGGAAATGACAGAATCATTTTTACCCTCTGTACAAACGGTCAAAAACTCTATCTGATTCCAGAATATTAGACACATCCATGTTGCAACTTAGAATTCTACATATTTGACATGACATGGATGCCGTTGTTTTCCCTATTTCTTTTATTTGGACTCATTAGCATTAATTTTTTAACGGAACTCATTGGCATTGTGAACATCATAGGCATTGATGGGGAGCAAAATCCTAATTCATGCTCcctgaatgccttgtcaatttgatcAAACTTATTTGGGAATTTTTTATTCATATCTTTTCTGTAGGTTTTCCTTGTTGTCAGTTCTGCATTCAATAAACCTAGCATATGTGTTATGCTTCGCTGAGAGAGACGTTTCATTGCGAATGACTTACTGTTTTCTGATAACTTGACTGCAGTTAATGCTATGGTCGGAAATAAGACATGGTTTGGAGGGCTTTTCACTGGCTCAGGTAAAAAGCGTCAAGTCCATGCCGAGAAGAACTTTGAGATGACCCCTCTTCAGGTAAAGTTGTATTAGGATTAGCAAGCAAAAACACACTATATTTCAACCATATTCTCCCCCAAAAAAATCACGATTTGATTTTTCTGTAGTAGAAGTGTTGGTTGTCATGTAAAGTAACAAATACAGTATCTGGCTAGTTAACTTTGCAAGGATTTGGATGATCTCTTCTTTTCTGATATGATCTATTGACGGTGATCCTACATGTCTGCAAAATGCCTtcccttgtttttttatttttgcaaCTGAACCAAAGCTTCTTTTAACTACTCAGGAACAAAGGATGCAAAAATTAAAGGACAGACTAAACATACCTTTTGACGAGACCCGACTGGATCATCTGGTATGAAATGCAATAAACAAAACTTACACCCAGTTGGTTAGTTATTTTCCCGTTTCTACCATACCGACTTCCAATTGATGATTGCATCTCCACTGTGTTTGTTTCGGACTGTGGTTGTAGACATCCCTGAAGGCTCTTTGGAAAACTTCCTTTCCCGATACAGAGCTCACGAGCTTAGTTTCCGAACAGTGGAAAGATATGGGGTGGCAGGGCCCAAATCCTGCAACTGATTTCAGGTACTTCTTGTTCTAATTGTATGATTTCTTTTTTAACTTTGAGAAAAGAGGGGGTTAGCCTTTGATATCCATTATAGGGAACCAACACTACAAAGTTCAGTACATAGAAGTAGACACCCCAGCAAAGTTAATAGTTGCATCAGTATGGCTGGAGTTTCAAACAGCTTAGCGAGCAGGCTACATTTATATTGAACATTCATCCCTGAAGTCTTTTCACTGTCGGTTGCATTTGTGTCGTCAATTGAAGATCTCAACCTTAACCTGCTGAAGTAGTTTGGAGGCCAGACACAGTCAACTGTGTGTGTCCTCCACTTCTACACCACAACCCAGAATCTTAACCAgtgataaaataataaaataaaacagGCTGTTGGTTCATTGGGCATCGGCCCAGCCGTAACATGCATTGTTCCAATCTCCCCGAATAGTCCACAAAAGAGCTGCTAACCCAATCGAAACCAGATCATTTTTGTCCTGGTCAAACGAGTGCAGCCATGCTCCCAGAAGATGATTGACGTTCATGGGTACCGCGAATCCAAACGTGTGAGGACAAGAGAAGAAAATATGGTCCCTATCCACATTGTGGCTACAGAACTGATATTTCCTTGAACCCATCCAACCTCTGTGTGCCATAGTCTCCTTGGTTAAAACTTAAAATACTCCTCCAAGAGACTAGCCAAAGGAAAAAAAACTGGCCCTGGAAGAATATTAATTTTCCAAAAGAACTTATTTCTACTGATAACTTCCCACTGGCGGTTAACCTCCACTGGTATAGTGTTGCTGCAAAAAAACTCTAACTGGACCCACACTTGAGAAGTTCCTCCCAACAAAATTCAGTGAAAAGAGATCTGTTCCAGCCATTAGGAAGAATCTTGGAGACTGGGATCTTGCTGCTAAAAGTAAGATTGTACAGTCAGAACCCAGCCAAGGATCTTCCGGAAACCTAACATTTCTGGACTTACCCAGCCTCCTTTGGCAGCAGTCATAAGAAGATCCTTAACCTCCATCAGATGAGGCCAAAAATTACGAATTGCCAAGTTTGAATTTAACTTGAATAAGGGTCGAGTTGAGCAAGTCTTTATTCGTAAGCAGTGTACACCATAACCTGCACTCAAACTGTATGGTTAGTTTGCCTATCTATTTGACAAGTATGTTTTCTCTGTTCTTTAGCTCACTAACTAGCTTATCCGTTCATATGTGGAAGCAAAGAGCTTAGAAACGGTCTGATTTTGATTTTCAGGGGCTGTGGATTTGTGTCACTTGAGAATCTTCTATTCTTCGCAAGAAGATACCCGGTATGCCATTTCAAGCAAAATGAAGTCGATATTTTAAACTAGTTATGTGCTGCGAAAAGTGGCATTCGGCTTCTTCATACTGACATACTATATGCTGTTGCTGCTTACCTGGTTCATATGCAGGCTTCTTTCCAGAAATTGTTGCTGAAAACACAAGGAATGCGAGCCACATGGGAATACCCCTTTGCGACAGCAGGCGTTAACGTCTCTCACATGTTGATCCAACTGTTGGAGCTTAATTCAGGTATACACTCTACACGATGGTTAACATGCATATATATGTATCAAGATCTAAACTGATAATTACATATGGCCTGTATGCACTGTATCAGTACTGATGAAGCCAATAAATCTAGTGGTGAGGGTACACGTACCATGTGCTACATCCACACAAGTCAAACCACTAGATCAGCATAGAACCCCAGAATGATCTGGTGCTGGCCCTCATTAGGGATATTTAATTTTTGAAACATGAGGAATCTTCTAACTTGATTATGACCATTTAACCATAATCATTTCAATAAACACACACACAGCTGGCGCTAACTGCTAACTGACGGCCAACAACAGTCTCATTGCGCTGTGATTACTGATTAGAGTGGCCCTGCTATTATTACCCGCATACATACATACAGC
The window above is part of the Triticum aestivum cultivar Chinese Spring chromosome 2A, IWGSC CS RefSeq v2.1, whole genome shotgun sequence genome. Proteins encoded here:
- the LOC123187113 gene encoding ELMO domain-containing protein A codes for the protein MGIPFQLQSQQGIQQAKALLAENKIMIKKETSPSEPFGGQPAKNASTPKPNMATAAKVNAMVGNKTWFGGLFTGSGKKRQVHAEKNFEMTPLQEQRMQKLKDRLNIPFDETRLDHLTSLKALWKTSFPDTELTSLVSEQWKDMGWQGPNPATDFRGCGFVSLENLLFFARRYPASFQKLLLKTQGMRATWEYPFATAGVNVSHMLIQLLELNSARPKTLPGINFVRMLSEQEDVFDILYCIAFEMMDAQWLAMRASYMQFNDVLEATKSQLERELSLEDLLRIQDLPAYNLLLK